Proteins found in one Paenibacillus borealis genomic segment:
- a CDS encoding formate--tetrahydrofolate ligase — MRLITEVASAAGISEEHLELYGKYKSKLSPSLWAELKHKPDGKLVLVTAVNPTPAGEGKTLTTIGLSQALNAAGIKTVAALREPSLGPCLGMKGGATGGGKAQIVPADEINLHFTGDIHAVTSAHNLLSAMIDNHIFQGNTLNLDPQRIVWKRVMDMNDRSLRNIVTGLGDGNGTVRESGFQITTASEIMAVLCLCSDLSDLKTRLSRMLVGYDTLGQPVTAKDIGAVEAMTALLKEAVKPNLVQTLEGTPVIVHGGPFANIAHGCSSVIGTRYALKLGDVVVTEAGFGADLGAEKFMDIKCRQAGLTPSAAVLVVTVKSLKYNGGVRKEELYAGNRAALLSGLSNMERHIENLAKFGVPVLVALNHFEGDAPAEINDVLEACRRLGVPAAVSKVWAEGSAGGQELAQELKKLLDREESVNFAPLYEDNLDIPSKINKIVTEIYHGAEVAFSPAAKRSLAVIDKLGLHQLQVCMAKTPYSFSDQPRLLGAPEGFTMGVRDITLSLGAGFAVVITGNIVTMPGLPAKPAAEGLMVDEDGVISGLE; from the coding sequence ATGAGGTTAATAACAGAGGTAGCATCGGCAGCAGGTATCAGTGAAGAGCATCTGGAGTTGTACGGTAAATATAAAAGCAAATTGTCGCCCTCACTGTGGGCAGAGCTGAAGCACAAGCCGGACGGTAAGCTGGTCCTGGTTACGGCAGTTAACCCTACACCGGCGGGTGAAGGCAAAACCTTGACGACCATCGGATTATCCCAGGCGCTGAATGCGGCGGGGATCAAGACGGTAGCAGCACTGCGTGAACCCTCGCTTGGACCTTGCCTTGGCATGAAGGGCGGCGCAACCGGCGGGGGCAAGGCGCAGATTGTTCCGGCGGATGAGATTAATCTGCATTTCACCGGGGATATCCATGCGGTAACCTCCGCGCATAACCTGCTCTCGGCGATGATTGATAATCATATTTTCCAGGGCAACACCTTGAACCTGGACCCGCAGCGGATCGTCTGGAAACGTGTGATGGATATGAATGACCGCAGCCTGCGGAATATTGTGACCGGCCTTGGCGACGGCAACGGGACTGTTCGGGAGAGCGGCTTCCAGATTACAACGGCCTCCGAGATTATGGCTGTGCTGTGCCTGTGCAGCGATCTCTCGGATCTGAAGACGCGGCTGAGCCGGATGCTGGTCGGGTATGATACGCTGGGCCAGCCGGTCACCGCCAAGGACATTGGGGCTGTGGAGGCAATGACTGCACTGCTCAAAGAAGCGGTGAAACCGAATCTGGTGCAGACGCTTGAAGGCACTCCGGTGATTGTGCATGGCGGACCTTTCGCCAATATTGCCCACGGCTGCAGCAGTGTAATCGGAACCCGCTACGCCCTGAAGCTCGGAGACGTGGTGGTGACTGAAGCTGGTTTTGGCGCAGATCTTGGTGCCGAGAAGTTCATGGATATCAAATGCCGCCAGGCTGGCCTGACCCCTTCAGCCGCAGTGCTGGTGGTTACAGTGAAATCACTGAAATATAACGGAGGCGTCCGCAAGGAAGAGCTGTATGCCGGAAACCGGGCAGCGCTGCTCTCCGGATTGTCCAATATGGAGCGCCATATTGAGAATCTGGCTAAATTCGGTGTACCTGTCCTCGTTGCCCTCAATCACTTTGAAGGGGATGCCCCAGCGGAGATCAATGATGTGCTGGAAGCCTGCCGCCGGCTGGGTGTGCCTGCGGCTGTTTCCAAGGTATGGGCCGAGGGAAGCGCAGGCGGACAAGAGCTGGCACAGGAGCTGAAGAAGCTGCTGGACCGGGAAGAATCCGTGAATTTTGCACCGCTATATGAAGACAACCTGGATATCCCGTCCAAAATCAATAAAATCGTCACGGAAATCTACCATGGCGCAGAAGTGGCCTTCTCTCCGGCAGCCAAACGCAGTCTGGCTGTTATCGACAAGCTGGGCTTGCACCAGCTTCAGGTCTGCATGGCCAAAACGCCATATTCCTTCTCGGATCAGCCGCGGCTGCTTGGAGCACCGGAAGGCTTCACCATGGGTGTCCGGGACATCACCCTGTCCCTTGGCGCAGGCTTTGCTGTAGTCATCACGGGGAACATTGTCACGATGCCGGGACTTCCCGCCAAACCGGCGGCTGAAGGACTGATGGTAGATGAGGATGGCGTAATCTCCGGTTTGGAATAA
- a CDS encoding glutathione peroxidase produces MSIYSFAGVTPSGTEVPFKNYEGKVLLIANTASKCGLTPQYGDLQKLYEQYGDQGLVVLGFPCNQFAGQEPGTSEEAEAFCQINYGVTFPVFAKVDVNGPEASLLFQYLKGQQPGDGESSDIQWNFTKFLVDRSGNVVARVEPKESPESMKDLIESLLK; encoded by the coding sequence ACAGAAGTGCCGTTTAAGAACTATGAGGGCAAGGTGCTGCTGATCGCCAATACGGCCAGCAAATGCGGGCTTACCCCGCAATACGGAGATTTGCAGAAGCTGTACGAACAGTACGGAGATCAAGGGCTGGTAGTGCTGGGATTCCCCTGCAACCAGTTTGCCGGCCAGGAGCCGGGTACAAGTGAGGAAGCGGAAGCCTTCTGCCAGATCAATTACGGGGTTACTTTCCCGGTGTTTGCCAAGGTAGATGTTAATGGGCCGGAGGCAAGCCTGCTCTTTCAATATTTGAAGGGCCAGCAGCCGGGTGACGGGGAGAGCAGCGATATCCAGTGGAACTTTACGAAGTTTCTTGTAGACCGCAGCGGCAATGTGGTGGCGCGTGTGGAGCCGAAGGAATCACCGGAGAGCATGAAGGACCTTATCGAATCCCTGCTGAAGTAA